In Siniperca chuatsi isolate FFG_IHB_CAS linkage group LG16, ASM2008510v1, whole genome shotgun sequence, the following proteins share a genomic window:
- the clmnb gene encoding calmin isoform X3: MSSLVNELLLKYSIGMCVVCKIHYTKLLISNIFIFRSLLGLTHMCHFPMYCQTLPAYHVRHILKQCSVGKLQDFLCQVPVFSSPDERKAVQRRTFTRWMNAFLQRRDPPVEVHDLFTDIQDGRILMTLLEELSGCKLLYRFRSSSHRIFRLNNISKALAFLDDRHVKLLGIDASGIADGIPSVVLNLVWNIILYFQVKEVMGGLQRHLSSSLSSLSMSSYPSSSDLAPQRNDIGSYSCKTLPSKGRKRAREPKYHGKAIKTLLQWVQRSTSKFGVEVHDFGKSWRSGLAFLAMIKSINPALVDLRESLSREPRENIQLAFMIAHHSLDIPPLLEPEDVSCTSPDEQSIITYVSMFLGHCSGIDEDRTTDIEVPESPNFGPLESVSFGETLTDDPETQALLKGFEKSSEQLLWNRWARRSSGSHCPTSLHTNEAVTPDLSSSAGDIFSSCRSQCITEQSAGSAAASPFSKKKSRCRSVLQPVSPLDAGVVSQEIRSWMEKVSADQGCSKPRVDESHFSLSPEEGIYSLSALDSDEEEAYSYILDLNKEVFQPHNQLKRQVPRVEEETAEEMFLNGQLPEESKHLEVCEMLNGSGCKHQEGSLGQTVELEVRAQSVVHRKFDWDKNESSSREMANNRAVFDVEPEEESRSREEGEEERVVRGQGNNDGDYCEEKKKKTENARLMMHVYDKTEALVDETKKTKLFEVAGWKKEVEEETERGLFEKCGQVSEKRVVDKEEEELNVTTFEEALGGKLGGKKEDNVKEEERKNHESVVYLASFKVGVNEKIYEVRGAGVTRINTENENDRKDNAPKIEDLTCKDEDEEEYSDEVMNSMDFEAVITAEDKDGELKLKRRKLTDKKATTKGHPGKTTPKNGTNRGVNVHGGDNSWTPVCSATSQSFRSSTI; this comes from the exons ATGTCTTCACTTGTTAATGAGTTGCTTCTAAAATACTCTATTGGGATGTGTGttgtatgtaaaatacattATACAAAGTTGCTCATCTCAAATATCTTCATCTTCCGCAGTCTTTTGGGGCTAACACATATGTGCCATTTCCCCATGTACTGTCAGACTCTTCCTGCTTATCATGTTCGACACATTTTGAAACAGTGTTCAGTTGGAAAACTGCAGGATTTTCTGTGCCAAGTCCCTGTTTTCTCTTCCCCAGATGAGAGGAAGGCAGTGCAGAGGAGAACCTTCACCAGGTGGATGAATGCGTTTCTGCAGAGA CGTGATCCTCCAGTTGAAGTGCACGACCTGTTCACAGACATTCAGGACGGCAGAATACTGATGACTCTGCTGGAGGAGCTGTCTGGGTGCAAACTA CTGTACAGGTTTAGGTCATCTTCTCACCGCATTTTCAGACTGAACAACATTTCCAAGGCCCTGGCTTTCCTGGATGATAgacat GTGAAGCTGCTTGGCATCGATGCCTCTGGAATTGCTGATGGCATCCCTTCTGTTGTTCTTAACCTTGTCTGGAACATCATCCTGTATTTCCAG GTTAAGGAGGTGATGGGAGGCCTCCAGAGGCATTTGTCTTCTAGCCTCTCTTCCTTATCAATGAGCAGTTACCCCTCCTCCAGTGACCTCGCACCCCAGCGAAATGACATTGGCAGCTACTCCTGCAAGACCCTGCCAAGCAAAGGCAGAAAGCGTGCCAGGGAGCCAAAGTACCATGGGAAAGCAATCAAGACTCTCCTGCAATGGGTCCAAAGATCAACATCAAA gtttggggtgGAGGTGCATGACTTTGGGAAGAGCTGGAGGAGTGGGCTGGCATTCCTAGCTATGATTAAGTCCATAAACCCAGCCTTGGTTGACCTGAGGGAGAGCCTGTCTAGAGAGCCAAGAGAAAATATTCAGCTGGCCTTCATGATAGCCCATCACAGTTTGGATATACCACCTCTGCTGGAGCCTGAAG ATGTGTCATGCACTTCACCAGATGAGCAGTCCATCATCACGTATGTCTCCATGTTCCTGGGGCATTGTTCAGGCATAGATGAG GATCGTACAACAGATATTGAAGTTCCTGAGAGCCCAAATTTTGGACCACTTGAGTCAGTCAGCTTTGGAGAGACCCTCACTGACGACCCAGAAACGCAAGCTTTGCTCAAAGGCTTTGAGAAGAGCAGCGAGCAGCTACTGTGGAACCGGTGGGCCAGAAGATCCTCAGGGAGCCACTGTCCCACCTCGCTTCACACAAATGAAGCAGTTACCCCTGACCTCTCCTCCAGCGCCGGTGACATCTTTTCATCCTGTCGTAGCCAATGCATCACTGAACAATCTGCGGGCAGTGCTGCTGCCTCACCattcagcaaaaagaaaagcaggTGTCGAAGTGTTTTACAGCCAGTCAGTCCGCTGGATGCAGGTGTAGTCAGCCAGGAGATCCGATCATGGATGGAGAAAGTGTCTGCGGATCAGGGCTGCAGCAAGCCAAGAGTGGATGAAAGTCACTTTTCATTGAGCCCAGAGGAAGGAATCTACAGCTTGTCAGCACTGGACTCAGATGAGGAGGAGGCCTACAGCTACATCCTGGATCTGAATAAAGAGGTTTTTCAACCACATAATCAGCTGAAAAGACAAGTACCAAGGGTTGAAGAGGAAACAGCGGAAGAAATGTTCCTCAATGGACAGCTGCCTGAAGAGTCAAAACATCTGGAAGTATGTGAGATGTTAAACGGCAGTGGATGTAAACATCAAGAGGGCTCACTTGGACAAACTGTTGAACTAGAAGTCAGGGCTCAGTCAGTGGTTCATAGGAAGTTTGATTGGGACAAAAATGAAAGTAGTTCCAGAGAGATGGCAAACAATAGAGCTGTGTTTGACGTGGAGCCAGAGGAAGAAAGTAGAAGCAGAGAGGaaggtgaagaggagagagttGTTAGAGGACAGGGTAATAATGATGGTGATTATtgtgaggaaaagaagaagaagacagaaaatgctAGATTGATGATGCATGTATATGATAAAACAGAGGCTCTGGTAGATGAAACTAAGAAAACAAAGCTTTTTGAAGTGGCTGGTTGGAAGAAAGAGGTTGAGGAAGAGACTGAAAGAGgcctttttgaaaaatgtggacAAGTGAGTGAGAAGAGAGTGgtagacaaagaagaagaggaactAAATGTGACAACATTTGAGGAAGCGCTGGGAGGAAAgttaggggggaaaaaagaggataatgtaaaggaggaagagaggaaaaatcATGAAAGTGTTGTGTATTTAGCAAGTTTCAAGGTAGgagtaaatgaaaaaatatatgaagTCAGAGGAGCCGGTGTAACTAGAattaacacagaaaatgaaaatgacaggaAAGACAATGCCCCCAAAATTGAAGATTTAACTTGTAAAGATGAAGACGAGGAAGAATACAGTGATGAAGTCATGAATTCAATGGATTTTGAGGCAGTTATAACAGCAGAGGACAAAGACGGGGAACTAAAGCTTAAGAGACGTAAACTGACTGACAAGAAGGCAACAACAAAAGGACATCCTGGTAAAACGACCCCAAAAAATGGCACTAACAGAGGTGTTAATGTCCACGGTGGTGACAATAGTTGGACTCCTGTCTGCAGTGCAACTTCTCAGTCATTCAG GTCGTCAACCATTTGA
- the clmnb gene encoding calmin isoform X1 produces MSSLVNELLLKYSIGMCVVCKIHYTKLLISNIFIFRSLLGLTHMCHFPMYCQTLPAYHVRHILKQCSVGKLQDFLCQVPVFSSPDERKAVQRRTFTRWMNAFLQRRDPPVEVHDLFTDIQDGRILMTLLEELSGCKLLYRFRSSSHRIFRLNNISKALAFLDDRHVKLLGIDASGIADGIPSVVLNLVWNIILYFQVKEVMGGLQRHLSSSLSSLSMSSYPSSSDLAPQRNDIGSYSCKTLPSKGRKRAREPKYHGKAIKTLLQWVQRSTSKFGVEVHDFGKSWRSGLAFLAMIKSINPALVDLRESLSREPRENIQLAFMIAHHSLDIPPLLEPEDVSCTSPDEQSIITYVSMFLGHCSGIDEDRTTDIEVPESPNFGPLESVSFGETLTDDPETQALLKGFEKSSEQLLWNRWARRSSGSHCPTSLHTNEAVTPDLSSSAGDIFSSCRSQCITEQSAGSAAASPFSKKKSRCRSVLQPVSPLDAGVVSQEIRSWMEKVSADQGCSKPRVDESHFSLSPEEGIYSLSALDSDEEEAYSYILDLNKEVFQPHNQLKRQVPRVEEETAEEMFLNGQLPEESKHLEVCEMLNGSGCKHQEGSLGQTVELEVRAQSVVHRKFDWDKNESSSREMANNRAVFDVEPEEESRSREEGEEERVVRGQGNNDGDYCEEKKKKTENARLMMHVYDKTEALVDETKKTKLFEVAGWKKEVEEETERGLFEKCGQVSEKRVVDKEEEELNVTTFEEALGGKLGGKKEDNVKEEERKNHESVVYLASFKVGVNEKIYEVRGAGVTRINTENENDRKDNAPKIEDLTCKDEDEEEYSDEVMNSMDFEAVITAEDKDGELKLKRRKLTDKKATTKGHPGKTTPKNGTNRGVNVHGGDNSWTPVCSATSQSFREGGFILQSLVASCDITPLELEMLLVLWILLYCCFILPQMYL; encoded by the exons ATGTCTTCACTTGTTAATGAGTTGCTTCTAAAATACTCTATTGGGATGTGTGttgtatgtaaaatacattATACAAAGTTGCTCATCTCAAATATCTTCATCTTCCGCAGTCTTTTGGGGCTAACACATATGTGCCATTTCCCCATGTACTGTCAGACTCTTCCTGCTTATCATGTTCGACACATTTTGAAACAGTGTTCAGTTGGAAAACTGCAGGATTTTCTGTGCCAAGTCCCTGTTTTCTCTTCCCCAGATGAGAGGAAGGCAGTGCAGAGGAGAACCTTCACCAGGTGGATGAATGCGTTTCTGCAGAGA CGTGATCCTCCAGTTGAAGTGCACGACCTGTTCACAGACATTCAGGACGGCAGAATACTGATGACTCTGCTGGAGGAGCTGTCTGGGTGCAAACTA CTGTACAGGTTTAGGTCATCTTCTCACCGCATTTTCAGACTGAACAACATTTCCAAGGCCCTGGCTTTCCTGGATGATAgacat GTGAAGCTGCTTGGCATCGATGCCTCTGGAATTGCTGATGGCATCCCTTCTGTTGTTCTTAACCTTGTCTGGAACATCATCCTGTATTTCCAG GTTAAGGAGGTGATGGGAGGCCTCCAGAGGCATTTGTCTTCTAGCCTCTCTTCCTTATCAATGAGCAGTTACCCCTCCTCCAGTGACCTCGCACCCCAGCGAAATGACATTGGCAGCTACTCCTGCAAGACCCTGCCAAGCAAAGGCAGAAAGCGTGCCAGGGAGCCAAAGTACCATGGGAAAGCAATCAAGACTCTCCTGCAATGGGTCCAAAGATCAACATCAAA gtttggggtgGAGGTGCATGACTTTGGGAAGAGCTGGAGGAGTGGGCTGGCATTCCTAGCTATGATTAAGTCCATAAACCCAGCCTTGGTTGACCTGAGGGAGAGCCTGTCTAGAGAGCCAAGAGAAAATATTCAGCTGGCCTTCATGATAGCCCATCACAGTTTGGATATACCACCTCTGCTGGAGCCTGAAG ATGTGTCATGCACTTCACCAGATGAGCAGTCCATCATCACGTATGTCTCCATGTTCCTGGGGCATTGTTCAGGCATAGATGAG GATCGTACAACAGATATTGAAGTTCCTGAGAGCCCAAATTTTGGACCACTTGAGTCAGTCAGCTTTGGAGAGACCCTCACTGACGACCCAGAAACGCAAGCTTTGCTCAAAGGCTTTGAGAAGAGCAGCGAGCAGCTACTGTGGAACCGGTGGGCCAGAAGATCCTCAGGGAGCCACTGTCCCACCTCGCTTCACACAAATGAAGCAGTTACCCCTGACCTCTCCTCCAGCGCCGGTGACATCTTTTCATCCTGTCGTAGCCAATGCATCACTGAACAATCTGCGGGCAGTGCTGCTGCCTCACCattcagcaaaaagaaaagcaggTGTCGAAGTGTTTTACAGCCAGTCAGTCCGCTGGATGCAGGTGTAGTCAGCCAGGAGATCCGATCATGGATGGAGAAAGTGTCTGCGGATCAGGGCTGCAGCAAGCCAAGAGTGGATGAAAGTCACTTTTCATTGAGCCCAGAGGAAGGAATCTACAGCTTGTCAGCACTGGACTCAGATGAGGAGGAGGCCTACAGCTACATCCTGGATCTGAATAAAGAGGTTTTTCAACCACATAATCAGCTGAAAAGACAAGTACCAAGGGTTGAAGAGGAAACAGCGGAAGAAATGTTCCTCAATGGACAGCTGCCTGAAGAGTCAAAACATCTGGAAGTATGTGAGATGTTAAACGGCAGTGGATGTAAACATCAAGAGGGCTCACTTGGACAAACTGTTGAACTAGAAGTCAGGGCTCAGTCAGTGGTTCATAGGAAGTTTGATTGGGACAAAAATGAAAGTAGTTCCAGAGAGATGGCAAACAATAGAGCTGTGTTTGACGTGGAGCCAGAGGAAGAAAGTAGAAGCAGAGAGGaaggtgaagaggagagagttGTTAGAGGACAGGGTAATAATGATGGTGATTATtgtgaggaaaagaagaagaagacagaaaatgctAGATTGATGATGCATGTATATGATAAAACAGAGGCTCTGGTAGATGAAACTAAGAAAACAAAGCTTTTTGAAGTGGCTGGTTGGAAGAAAGAGGTTGAGGAAGAGACTGAAAGAGgcctttttgaaaaatgtggacAAGTGAGTGAGAAGAGAGTGgtagacaaagaagaagaggaactAAATGTGACAACATTTGAGGAAGCGCTGGGAGGAAAgttaggggggaaaaaagaggataatgtaaaggaggaagagaggaaaaatcATGAAAGTGTTGTGTATTTAGCAAGTTTCAAGGTAGgagtaaatgaaaaaatatatgaagTCAGAGGAGCCGGTGTAACTAGAattaacacagaaaatgaaaatgacaggaAAGACAATGCCCCCAAAATTGAAGATTTAACTTGTAAAGATGAAGACGAGGAAGAATACAGTGATGAAGTCATGAATTCAATGGATTTTGAGGCAGTTATAACAGCAGAGGACAAAGACGGGGAACTAAAGCTTAAGAGACGTAAACTGACTGACAAGAAGGCAACAACAAAAGGACATCCTGGTAAAACGACCCCAAAAAATGGCACTAACAGAGGTGTTAATGTCCACGGTGGTGACAATAGTTGGACTCCTGTCTGCAGTGCAACTTCTCAGTCATTCAG AGAGGGAGGATTCATTCTTCAATCTTTAGTAGCCTCTTGTGACATAACCCCATTAGAGTTGGAAATGCTCTTGGTCCTGTGGATCCTGCTCTACTGCTGCTTTATCTTACCTCAAATGTACCTCTGA
- the clmnb gene encoding calmin isoform X4: protein MTQDERKAVQRRTFTRWMNAFLQRRDPPVEVHDLFTDIQDGRILMTLLEELSGCKLLYRFRSSSHRIFRLNNISKALAFLDDRHVKLLGIDASGIADGIPSVVLNLVWNIILYFQVKEVMGGLQRHLSSSLSSLSMSSYPSSSDLAPQRNDIGSYSCKTLPSKGRKRAREPKYHGKAIKTLLQWVQRSTSKFGVEVHDFGKSWRSGLAFLAMIKSINPALVDLRESLSREPRENIQLAFMIAHHSLDIPPLLEPEDVSCTSPDEQSIITYVSMFLGHCSGIDEDRTTDIEVPESPNFGPLESVSFGETLTDDPETQALLKGFEKSSEQLLWNRWARRSSGSHCPTSLHTNEAVTPDLSSSAGDIFSSCRSQCITEQSAGSAAASPFSKKKSRCRSVLQPVSPLDAGVVSQEIRSWMEKVSADQGCSKPRVDESHFSLSPEEGIYSLSALDSDEEEAYSYILDLNKEVFQPHNQLKRQVPRVEEETAEEMFLNGQLPEESKHLEVCEMLNGSGCKHQEGSLGQTVELEVRAQSVVHRKFDWDKNESSSREMANNRAVFDVEPEEESRSREEGEEERVVRGQGNNDGDYCEEKKKKTENARLMMHVYDKTEALVDETKKTKLFEVAGWKKEVEEETERGLFEKCGQVSEKRVVDKEEEELNVTTFEEALGGKLGGKKEDNVKEEERKNHESVVYLASFKVGVNEKIYEVRGAGVTRINTENENDRKDNAPKIEDLTCKDEDEEEYSDEVMNSMDFEAVITAEDKDGELKLKRRKLTDKKATTKGHPGKTTPKNGTNRGVNVHGGDNSWTPVCSATSQSFREGGFILQSLVASCDITPLELEMLLVLWILLYCCFILPQMYL from the exons ATGACTCAAG ATGAGAGGAAGGCAGTGCAGAGGAGAACCTTCACCAGGTGGATGAATGCGTTTCTGCAGAGA CGTGATCCTCCAGTTGAAGTGCACGACCTGTTCACAGACATTCAGGACGGCAGAATACTGATGACTCTGCTGGAGGAGCTGTCTGGGTGCAAACTA CTGTACAGGTTTAGGTCATCTTCTCACCGCATTTTCAGACTGAACAACATTTCCAAGGCCCTGGCTTTCCTGGATGATAgacat GTGAAGCTGCTTGGCATCGATGCCTCTGGAATTGCTGATGGCATCCCTTCTGTTGTTCTTAACCTTGTCTGGAACATCATCCTGTATTTCCAG GTTAAGGAGGTGATGGGAGGCCTCCAGAGGCATTTGTCTTCTAGCCTCTCTTCCTTATCAATGAGCAGTTACCCCTCCTCCAGTGACCTCGCACCCCAGCGAAATGACATTGGCAGCTACTCCTGCAAGACCCTGCCAAGCAAAGGCAGAAAGCGTGCCAGGGAGCCAAAGTACCATGGGAAAGCAATCAAGACTCTCCTGCAATGGGTCCAAAGATCAACATCAAA gtttggggtgGAGGTGCATGACTTTGGGAAGAGCTGGAGGAGTGGGCTGGCATTCCTAGCTATGATTAAGTCCATAAACCCAGCCTTGGTTGACCTGAGGGAGAGCCTGTCTAGAGAGCCAAGAGAAAATATTCAGCTGGCCTTCATGATAGCCCATCACAGTTTGGATATACCACCTCTGCTGGAGCCTGAAG ATGTGTCATGCACTTCACCAGATGAGCAGTCCATCATCACGTATGTCTCCATGTTCCTGGGGCATTGTTCAGGCATAGATGAG GATCGTACAACAGATATTGAAGTTCCTGAGAGCCCAAATTTTGGACCACTTGAGTCAGTCAGCTTTGGAGAGACCCTCACTGACGACCCAGAAACGCAAGCTTTGCTCAAAGGCTTTGAGAAGAGCAGCGAGCAGCTACTGTGGAACCGGTGGGCCAGAAGATCCTCAGGGAGCCACTGTCCCACCTCGCTTCACACAAATGAAGCAGTTACCCCTGACCTCTCCTCCAGCGCCGGTGACATCTTTTCATCCTGTCGTAGCCAATGCATCACTGAACAATCTGCGGGCAGTGCTGCTGCCTCACCattcagcaaaaagaaaagcaggTGTCGAAGTGTTTTACAGCCAGTCAGTCCGCTGGATGCAGGTGTAGTCAGCCAGGAGATCCGATCATGGATGGAGAAAGTGTCTGCGGATCAGGGCTGCAGCAAGCCAAGAGTGGATGAAAGTCACTTTTCATTGAGCCCAGAGGAAGGAATCTACAGCTTGTCAGCACTGGACTCAGATGAGGAGGAGGCCTACAGCTACATCCTGGATCTGAATAAAGAGGTTTTTCAACCACATAATCAGCTGAAAAGACAAGTACCAAGGGTTGAAGAGGAAACAGCGGAAGAAATGTTCCTCAATGGACAGCTGCCTGAAGAGTCAAAACATCTGGAAGTATGTGAGATGTTAAACGGCAGTGGATGTAAACATCAAGAGGGCTCACTTGGACAAACTGTTGAACTAGAAGTCAGGGCTCAGTCAGTGGTTCATAGGAAGTTTGATTGGGACAAAAATGAAAGTAGTTCCAGAGAGATGGCAAACAATAGAGCTGTGTTTGACGTGGAGCCAGAGGAAGAAAGTAGAAGCAGAGAGGaaggtgaagaggagagagttGTTAGAGGACAGGGTAATAATGATGGTGATTATtgtgaggaaaagaagaagaagacagaaaatgctAGATTGATGATGCATGTATATGATAAAACAGAGGCTCTGGTAGATGAAACTAAGAAAACAAAGCTTTTTGAAGTGGCTGGTTGGAAGAAAGAGGTTGAGGAAGAGACTGAAAGAGgcctttttgaaaaatgtggacAAGTGAGTGAGAAGAGAGTGgtagacaaagaagaagaggaactAAATGTGACAACATTTGAGGAAGCGCTGGGAGGAAAgttaggggggaaaaaagaggataatgtaaaggaggaagagaggaaaaatcATGAAAGTGTTGTGTATTTAGCAAGTTTCAAGGTAGgagtaaatgaaaaaatatatgaagTCAGAGGAGCCGGTGTAACTAGAattaacacagaaaatgaaaatgacaggaAAGACAATGCCCCCAAAATTGAAGATTTAACTTGTAAAGATGAAGACGAGGAAGAATACAGTGATGAAGTCATGAATTCAATGGATTTTGAGGCAGTTATAACAGCAGAGGACAAAGACGGGGAACTAAAGCTTAAGAGACGTAAACTGACTGACAAGAAGGCAACAACAAAAGGACATCCTGGTAAAACGACCCCAAAAAATGGCACTAACAGAGGTGTTAATGTCCACGGTGGTGACAATAGTTGGACTCCTGTCTGCAGTGCAACTTCTCAGTCATTCAG AGAGGGAGGATTCATTCTTCAATCTTTAGTAGCCTCTTGTGACATAACCCCATTAGAGTTGGAAATGCTCTTGGTCCTGTGGATCCTGCTCTACTGCTGCTTTATCTTACCTCAAATGTACCTCTGA
- the clmnb gene encoding calmin isoform X2: MSSLVNELLLKYSIGMCVVCKIHYTKLLISNIFIFRSLLGLTHMCHFPMYCQTLPAYHVRHILKQCSVGKLQDFLCQVPVFSSPDERKAVQRRTFTRWMNAFLQRRDPPVEVHDLFTDIQDGRILMTLLEELSGCKLLYRFRSSSHRIFRLNNISKALAFLDDRHVKLLGIDASGIADGIPSVVLNLVWNIILYFQVKEVMGGLQRHLSSSLSSLSMSSYPSSSDLAPQRNDIGSYSCKTLPSKGRKRAREPKYHGKAIKTLLQWVQRSTSKFGVEVHDFGKSWRSGLAFLAMIKSINPALVDLRESLSREPRENIQLAFMIAHHSLDIPPLLEPEDVSCTSPDEQSIITYVSMFLGHCSGIDEDRTTDIEVPESPNFGPLESVSFGETLTDDPETQALLKGFEKSSEQLLWNRWARRSSGSHCPTSLHTNEAVTPDLSSSAGDIFSSCRSQCITEQSAGSAAASPFSKKKSRCRSVLQPVSPLDAGVVSQEIRSWMEKVSADQGCSKPRVDESHFSLSPEEGIYSLSALDSDEEEAYSYILDLNKEVFQPHNQLKRQVPRVEEETAEEMFLNGQLPEESKHLEVCEMLNGSGCKHQEGSLGQTVELEVRAQSVVHRKFDWDKNESSSREMANNRAVFDVEPEEESRSREEGEEERVVRGQGNNDGDYCEEKKKKTENARLMMHVYDKTEALVDETKKTKLFEVAGWKKEVEEETERGLFEKCGQVSEKRVVDKEEEELNVTTFEEALGGKLGGKKEDNVKEEERKNHESVVYLASFKVGVNEKIYEVRGAGVTRINTENENDRKDNAPKIEDLTCKDEDEEEYSDEVMNSMDFEAVITAEDKDGELKLKRRKLTDKKATTKGHPGKTTPKNGTNRGVNVHGGDNSWTPVCSATSQSFRIKKIPPSKLLVYRISLLQP, from the exons ATGTCTTCACTTGTTAATGAGTTGCTTCTAAAATACTCTATTGGGATGTGTGttgtatgtaaaatacattATACAAAGTTGCTCATCTCAAATATCTTCATCTTCCGCAGTCTTTTGGGGCTAACACATATGTGCCATTTCCCCATGTACTGTCAGACTCTTCCTGCTTATCATGTTCGACACATTTTGAAACAGTGTTCAGTTGGAAAACTGCAGGATTTTCTGTGCCAAGTCCCTGTTTTCTCTTCCCCAGATGAGAGGAAGGCAGTGCAGAGGAGAACCTTCACCAGGTGGATGAATGCGTTTCTGCAGAGA CGTGATCCTCCAGTTGAAGTGCACGACCTGTTCACAGACATTCAGGACGGCAGAATACTGATGACTCTGCTGGAGGAGCTGTCTGGGTGCAAACTA CTGTACAGGTTTAGGTCATCTTCTCACCGCATTTTCAGACTGAACAACATTTCCAAGGCCCTGGCTTTCCTGGATGATAgacat GTGAAGCTGCTTGGCATCGATGCCTCTGGAATTGCTGATGGCATCCCTTCTGTTGTTCTTAACCTTGTCTGGAACATCATCCTGTATTTCCAG GTTAAGGAGGTGATGGGAGGCCTCCAGAGGCATTTGTCTTCTAGCCTCTCTTCCTTATCAATGAGCAGTTACCCCTCCTCCAGTGACCTCGCACCCCAGCGAAATGACATTGGCAGCTACTCCTGCAAGACCCTGCCAAGCAAAGGCAGAAAGCGTGCCAGGGAGCCAAAGTACCATGGGAAAGCAATCAAGACTCTCCTGCAATGGGTCCAAAGATCAACATCAAA gtttggggtgGAGGTGCATGACTTTGGGAAGAGCTGGAGGAGTGGGCTGGCATTCCTAGCTATGATTAAGTCCATAAACCCAGCCTTGGTTGACCTGAGGGAGAGCCTGTCTAGAGAGCCAAGAGAAAATATTCAGCTGGCCTTCATGATAGCCCATCACAGTTTGGATATACCACCTCTGCTGGAGCCTGAAG ATGTGTCATGCACTTCACCAGATGAGCAGTCCATCATCACGTATGTCTCCATGTTCCTGGGGCATTGTTCAGGCATAGATGAG GATCGTACAACAGATATTGAAGTTCCTGAGAGCCCAAATTTTGGACCACTTGAGTCAGTCAGCTTTGGAGAGACCCTCACTGACGACCCAGAAACGCAAGCTTTGCTCAAAGGCTTTGAGAAGAGCAGCGAGCAGCTACTGTGGAACCGGTGGGCCAGAAGATCCTCAGGGAGCCACTGTCCCACCTCGCTTCACACAAATGAAGCAGTTACCCCTGACCTCTCCTCCAGCGCCGGTGACATCTTTTCATCCTGTCGTAGCCAATGCATCACTGAACAATCTGCGGGCAGTGCTGCTGCCTCACCattcagcaaaaagaaaagcaggTGTCGAAGTGTTTTACAGCCAGTCAGTCCGCTGGATGCAGGTGTAGTCAGCCAGGAGATCCGATCATGGATGGAGAAAGTGTCTGCGGATCAGGGCTGCAGCAAGCCAAGAGTGGATGAAAGTCACTTTTCATTGAGCCCAGAGGAAGGAATCTACAGCTTGTCAGCACTGGACTCAGATGAGGAGGAGGCCTACAGCTACATCCTGGATCTGAATAAAGAGGTTTTTCAACCACATAATCAGCTGAAAAGACAAGTACCAAGGGTTGAAGAGGAAACAGCGGAAGAAATGTTCCTCAATGGACAGCTGCCTGAAGAGTCAAAACATCTGGAAGTATGTGAGATGTTAAACGGCAGTGGATGTAAACATCAAGAGGGCTCACTTGGACAAACTGTTGAACTAGAAGTCAGGGCTCAGTCAGTGGTTCATAGGAAGTTTGATTGGGACAAAAATGAAAGTAGTTCCAGAGAGATGGCAAACAATAGAGCTGTGTTTGACGTGGAGCCAGAGGAAGAAAGTAGAAGCAGAGAGGaaggtgaagaggagagagttGTTAGAGGACAGGGTAATAATGATGGTGATTATtgtgaggaaaagaagaagaagacagaaaatgctAGATTGATGATGCATGTATATGATAAAACAGAGGCTCTGGTAGATGAAACTAAGAAAACAAAGCTTTTTGAAGTGGCTGGTTGGAAGAAAGAGGTTGAGGAAGAGACTGAAAGAGgcctttttgaaaaatgtggacAAGTGAGTGAGAAGAGAGTGgtagacaaagaagaagaggaactAAATGTGACAACATTTGAGGAAGCGCTGGGAGGAAAgttaggggggaaaaaagaggataatgtaaaggaggaagagaggaaaaatcATGAAAGTGTTGTGTATTTAGCAAGTTTCAAGGTAGgagtaaatgaaaaaatatatgaagTCAGAGGAGCCGGTGTAACTAGAattaacacagaaaatgaaaatgacaggaAAGACAATGCCCCCAAAATTGAAGATTTAACTTGTAAAGATGAAGACGAGGAAGAATACAGTGATGAAGTCATGAATTCAATGGATTTTGAGGCAGTTATAACAGCAGAGGACAAAGACGGGGAACTAAAGCTTAAGAGACGTAAACTGACTGACAAGAAGGCAACAACAAAAGGACATCCTGGTAAAACGACCCCAAAAAATGGCACTAACAGAGGTGTTAATGTCCACGGTGGTGACAATAGTTGGACTCCTGTCTGCAGTGCAACTTCTCAGTCATTCAG GATAAAAAAGAtaccaccctccaaactcttagTATATCGAATATCGCTACTACAGCCCTAA